A stretch of DNA from Shewanella sediminis HAW-EB3:
CTGGCGAAAATAAATTCACCTTTAGCTATAGGCGCAGCACTCGGAGCCGCGGCACATGGCGCGGGAGCCGCAAAAGCCAGTGAGTTTGGTAAAGAGGAGGGGGTGGTTGCCAGTCTGACTATGATCTTTACCGGTATCGCTATGGTGCTTGGTGCTCCCTTCTTTTCGATTTTCCTGGTCTGATAAATCATTCTATCTATTGCGGTATGAATTTCAGCTTCAGTGTCACTTGGCTATATTGCGGCCACCTCTCGGTACTCTTCGATAACAGATTTAACAATTAATCGTTATAAACTTGATCTGCATCATATTGGTACTCGCCTGAAATTATCATTCGTAACCAGGTCTGACACATGGGGTTAACCGTTTTGTAACTGCATGTATTTAAATGTTAAAAATAATATCCCTCCAATATATTTTCTGAAAAATCGTAAGGTTGAAGCCGACCAAATCGGTATTTCTACGTGCAAACCCTTAGCAGCCTTAGGTGCAAACACCGATAACCCCACCCTCCATAAACCCATATGGTTAGCCGCGGATAAACAATAAGTTTGCTGGCACGGATCTTTGGTGACCGTTTCATGCAAGCAACAACCAAAAAATTAACAGATCCCAAAAGGCAGCTTGATGAACAGAATAACTAAAACAGCGTTAGTGGTAGCTACATTTTTCTCAGCACCTTCTTTCGCCGGCTACGAAGTCCAAATTGATGACACCTCGAAGTTAACTTTCGGTGGCTACTTCAAAGCCGACTTGCGTAATGTCAGCGGCGACCAAGCTTACCGAGACTTCTGGATTGGTTCCAGTACAGGCGTGCCAGATACCAATAAAACCAGCATTCAGGCCAGAGAGTCGCGCTTCAATGTTAAGTACTCCAATGGCGAGTTAGCGGGATTTCTCGAGTATGATTTCTATGGTAGTGACGGTAACGCATTAGTTTCTAACTCATACGAGCCGCGTATGCGTCATGCTTTTATCTCTTACAAGAACTGGAAAGTCGGCCAGACTTGGTCAACCTTTATGCCACTGGCCTCTATCGCCGAGGCGCTGGACTTTGGTGGAGCGCACGTAGGTCAGGTGTTCATTCGTCAAGGCCAGATACGTTACACCAATGGCGGGCTGGAACTGGCGCTGGAAAACCCGGCGAACGCTACCGATGACAATCAGAGTATCCCCGATGTAGTGGCTCGTTACACTTTCAAAGGCGATTTTGGTCAGGTGGCCGTTGCCGCGCTGGCTCGCACCTTTGATGACAACGGTGTGGCTGGTCATGCCGATGGCACTCAGTTGGCTTACAGCATAAGCGGTAAAATCAATACCTTTGGTAAAGATGATTTCCGTTTCGCCTATAACGCGGGCGCTGCGGGTCGTTATATTTCACCAGGTCACAACGCCGGCGACAAGGTTAATGCCGATGGCAGTGGTGATCTGCTGACAACGCAAGCTTACACCGTTGCCTATCGCCATTTTTGGACTGACGATTTGCGCTCTACCGTTTACTACGGCCACTCTGAAGTAGAAGATTTCAATGGTGTGAGTGCTGACTCTGATCGTAACCACTACGGCATCAACCTGATCCAGCAGCTTAGCAAGCAGTTAAGCGTGGGCGTTGAATTCGGTAACTATGATGCTGATATATCAGCCACTGAAACTGCGGATTCTGATTACATCCAGCTTTCGGCCAAGTACGTACTTTAATAGCGGGCGGCATAATCTAATTTATGTCGCTGGTTTTCCCTGTGAAAGTCCGCGCACTTGCCCCTATCAATAAGGCAAGCAGGGCAGGAAACAAAGTACTTAAACTGGCTGTCATCCATCAGCCCCCAAGAGAATAACTTCCGAAAGGTCATCCAGTGGGATGGTTGGCCTTGTTCCTCTGACCATAAATGAGGATAAAACATCCCCTACTTAACTCCCACAGCATGGCAGGTTCGCCATGTTTTCCCCGAAGCATGACCCCGCTTCGGGTATTTTTTTCAATAGAGGTTGGCCATGAGAACAGGGCGTGAACCGTGTTACCTGTCTAAGCCATGATCTATGGCATAACGCACCAGGCCGGCCGTACAGTCTATAGCCAGTTTCTGTTTGATATTACGCTTATGGGTCTCGACCGTGCGTACACTGACATTCATCTCCTGCGCAATGCGTTTATTATTCATCCCCAGCGATATCAAGCGTAAAACTAACTGTTCCCGCTGGGTTACCAGAACTTGTTTGCCACTGGCGAGCTCCTGTGACAGGGTGTCTATGACATCTGCACTGAAATAGCGCTTACCGGCGGCAACTTTTTTAATCGCTTCAATGAGTTCCTTACCGGGTACATCCTTGAGAATATAGCCATCGGCACCGTGGCGCATTGCCGCCACTATATATTCCTTGTTGTCATGCATGCTCAACATCACCACCTTGCATGACATCTCCTGCTCCTTAATCAGCTCAAGCAGATACATGCCATCCATTTGTGGCATATTAATATCCATCAACACCAGATCGATCTGTGTATCCTTTAGGATCTCCAGAGCCTGGAGGCCATTGTCTGCTTCAGCTTGTACCTCTATGTCGCAGTCAAGGTCCAGACGATGCCGTAACCCTTCCCGAAACAGGGGATGATCGTCCACCAAAAGTACGCGGATCATAATGCCACCTCTGTTGTGCTATCGGCTTGATAACGCAGCT
This window harbors:
- a CDS encoding DcaP family trimeric outer membrane transporter, with amino-acid sequence MNRITKTALVVATFFSAPSFAGYEVQIDDTSKLTFGGYFKADLRNVSGDQAYRDFWIGSSTGVPDTNKTSIQARESRFNVKYSNGELAGFLEYDFYGSDGNALVSNSYEPRMRHAFISYKNWKVGQTWSTFMPLASIAEALDFGGAHVGQVFIRQGQIRYTNGGLELALENPANATDDNQSIPDVVARYTFKGDFGQVAVAALARTFDDNGVAGHADGTQLAYSISGKINTFGKDDFRFAYNAGAAGRYISPGHNAGDKVNADGSGDLLTTQAYTVAYRHFWTDDLRSTVYYGHSEVEDFNGVSADSDRNHYGINLIQQLSKQLSVGVEFGNYDADISATETADSDYIQLSAKYVL
- a CDS encoding response regulator, producing the protein MIRVLLVDDHPLFREGLRHRLDLDCDIEVQAEADNGLQALEILKDTQIDLVLMDINMPQMDGMYLLELIKEQEMSCKVVMLSMHDNKEYIVAAMRHGADGYILKDVPGKELIEAIKKVAAGKRYFSADVIDTLSQELASGKQVLVTQREQLVLRLISLGMNNKRIAQEMNVSVRTVETHKRNIKQKLAIDCTAGLVRYAIDHGLDR